The Arachis hypogaea cultivar Tifrunner chromosome 19, arahy.Tifrunner.gnm2.J5K5, whole genome shotgun sequence genome has a window encoding:
- the LOC112779340 gene encoding septin and tuftelin-interacting protein 1 homolog 1-like isoform X1 yields MDEDQEMEMFQTDNDFEEGQWIGGEFYYKKRKEKPIQTRDDVLYGVFAGSDDEDDADYSSKKRRKDLSKKQDLTKRVNFISTGTFMPNQDVVDNNRNSKEHGEKDGYVSENRPGLGLGMRSAPTSDAGLGFTSSNGDRNNGSDENIDDGDDHNFLPTAFGKKIKEGAMRREREREREKLEKKRGQRQSSDQDGFGNAGKFYNNGIGMKLLEKMGYRGGGLGKNEQGIVAPIEVKMRAKNSGIGFSDAREAPPPSLPVLQQQNKSTVEAVQPAASRTKERLWSKQSRLKKKKEEEVYVTAEELLASKQEQNLEVVQKVYDMRGPQVRVYTNLSDLNAEEKAKEEEVPMPELQHNVGLIVRLAEADIQEIDRDLRRERETALSLKKEKEKLESEAAFQKRQLDNMEEIMSVLDQVAEESTSGTLTLDFLARCFSDLHKRYADSYKEFEVNPASQKLDQFFWVIKWASVIPIHIMVDMMEKFFFTKWLQVLYQWLCSNPNFEEVMKWYNGWKELIPEELLANESIRFQINRGLDMMSQAVDGMEVFQPGLKENISYLRVREQRQFEAQQKAVVTYAQQQAAAALGGANADGVHDLSLKEVIEAHAQHHGLLFNIKPGRMHNGHQIYGFGNVSIIIDSLHQKVYAQHEETWSLESLQGLLELHNKSLGKRH; encoded by the exons ATGGACGAGGACCAAGAGATGGAGATGTTCCAAACGGACAACGATTTCGAAGAAGGCCAGTGGATTGGCGGCGAATTCTACTACAAAAAGCGCAAAGAGAAGCCTATTCAGACTAGAGATGATGTCCTCTACGGTGTTTTTGCCGGCTCCGACGATGAGGACGACGCCGATTATTCCAGCAAGAAACGCAGGAAGGACCTTTCCAAGAAACAGGACCTCACCAAGCGGGTGAATTTTATTTCTACTGGAACTTTTATGCCGAATCAAGATGTTGTTGATAACAATAGAAATTCTAAAGAACATGGGGAAAAAGATGGTTATGTTAGTGAGAATAGGCCAGGTTTAGGTCTTGGAATGAGATCTGCTCCCACTTCAGATGCTGGTTTAGGATTCACTAGTAGTAATGGTGATAGGAATAATGGTTCTGATGAGaatattgatgatggtgatgatcaTAATTTTTTGCCTACGGCTTTTGGGAAGAAGATTAAGGAAGGGGCGATGCGGAGGGAGAGGGAAAGGGAGAGGgagaaattggagaagaagaggGGTCAGCGTCAGAGTTCGGATCAAGATGGTTTTGGTAATGCGGGGAAATTCTATAACAATGGAATAGGGATGAAGCTGTTGGAAAAGATGGGTTATAGAGGGGGCGGTCTTGGAAAGAATGAGCAAGGTATTGTGGCTCCTATCGAGGTGAAAATGAGGGCTAAGAATTCAGGTATTGGTTTTAGTGATGCAAGGGAGGCGCCGCCACCATCGTTGCCTGTTTTGCAGCAACAGAACAAAAGCACGGTGGAAGCAGTGCAGCCTGCGGCTAGCAGAACAAAGGAGAGGCTGTGGTCAAAGCAGTcacggttgaagaagaagaaagaggaggaagtGTATGTTACTGCTGAGGAGTTGTTGGCAAGCAAGCAAGAACAGAATTTGGAGGTTGTTCAGAAGGTTTATGATATGAGGGGGCCACAAGTTCGGGTTTATACAAATTTATCTGATTTAAATGCTGAGGAGAAAGCAAAGGAGGAGGAAGTCCCAATGCCGGAACTTCAGCATAACGTTGGGTTGATTGTTCGGTTGGCTGAGGCTGACATTCAAGAGATTGATAGAGATTTGAGGAGAGAAAGGGAGACAGCTCTCagcttgaaaaaagaaaaagagaagttaGAATCTGAAGCAGCATTCCAAAAGCGTCAACTGGATAATATGGAGGAAATAATGAGTGTCTTGGACCAAGTAGCTGAAGAGAGCACTTCTGGAACACTAACATTAGATTTCCTTGCTAGATGCTTCAGTGACTTGCATAAGAGATATGCCGATAGCTACAAG GAGTTTGAAGTCAATCCAGCAAGTCAGAAGCTCGATCAATTTTTTTGGGTAATTAAATGGGCTTCTGTGATTCCAATTCATATCATGGTGGACATGATGGAGAAGTTCTTCTTCACAAAGTGGCTTCAGGTTTTGTATCAGTGGTTGTGCTCAAATCCTAACTTTGAAGAAGTTATGAAGTGGTATAATGGATGGAAGGAGCTTATTCCAGAAGAACTATTGGCAAATGAAAGTATCCGATTCCAGATTAACCGTGGTTTAGATATGATGAGTCAGGCTGTTGACGGAATGGAGGTTTTCCAACCTGGTTTGAAGGAGAATATCAGCTATCTTCGGGTACGTGAGCAACGACAATTTGAGGCTCAGCAGAAAGCAGTAGTAACCTATGCTCAACAGCAAGCTGCTGCAGCATTGGGTGGTGCCAACGCAGATGGTGTGCATGATTTGAGCTTGAAAGAAGTCATTGAGGCTCATGCCCAGCATCATGGTTTGTTGTTCAATATTAAGCCTGGTAGAATGCACAACGGTCACCAAATATATGGATTTGGTAATGTCAGCATAATAATAGACTCGCTACATCAGAAGGTATATGCTCAACATGAGGAAACATGGTCCTTGGAATCTCTTCAAGGATTGCTAGAGTTGCATAATAAATCCCTTGGTAAAAGACACTAA
- the LOC112779340 gene encoding septin and tuftelin-interacting protein 1 homolog 1-like isoform X2 encodes MDEDQEMEMFQTDNDFEEGQWIGGEFYYKKRKEKPIQTRDDVLYGVFAGSDDEDDADYSSKKRRKDLSKKQDLTKRVNFISTGTFMPNQDVVDNNRNSKEHGEKDGYVSENRPGLGLGMRSAPTSDAGLGFTSSNGDRNNGSDENIDDGDDHNFLPTAFGKKIKEGAMRREREREREKLEKKRGQRQSSDQDGFGNAGKFYNNGIGMKLLEKMGYRGGGLGKNEQGIVAPIEVKMRAKNSGIGFSDAREAPPPSLPVLQQQNKSTVEAVQPAASRTKERLWSKQSRLKKKKEEEVYVTAEELLASKQEQNLEVVQKVYDMRGPQVRVYTNLSDLNAEEKAKEEEVPMPELQHNVGLIVRLAEADIQEIDRDLRRERETALSLKKEKEKLESEAAFQKRQLDNMEEIMSVLDQVAEESTSGTLTLDFLARCFSDLHKRYADSYKVCNLSCIACSYALPLFIRMVQDWDPRYPEPMLRFLDLWEKLLPPSVLTAILENIVLPKLSAAVDTWEPHLETIPIHTWVHPWLPRIEHKLEGV; translated from the exons ATGGACGAGGACCAAGAGATGGAGATGTTCCAAACGGACAACGATTTCGAAGAAGGCCAGTGGATTGGCGGCGAATTCTACTACAAAAAGCGCAAAGAGAAGCCTATTCAGACTAGAGATGATGTCCTCTACGGTGTTTTTGCCGGCTCCGACGATGAGGACGACGCCGATTATTCCAGCAAGAAACGCAGGAAGGACCTTTCCAAGAAACAGGACCTCACCAAGCGGGTGAATTTTATTTCTACTGGAACTTTTATGCCGAATCAAGATGTTGTTGATAACAATAGAAATTCTAAAGAACATGGGGAAAAAGATGGTTATGTTAGTGAGAATAGGCCAGGTTTAGGTCTTGGAATGAGATCTGCTCCCACTTCAGATGCTGGTTTAGGATTCACTAGTAGTAATGGTGATAGGAATAATGGTTCTGATGAGaatattgatgatggtgatgatcaTAATTTTTTGCCTACGGCTTTTGGGAAGAAGATTAAGGAAGGGGCGATGCGGAGGGAGAGGGAAAGGGAGAGGgagaaattggagaagaagaggGGTCAGCGTCAGAGTTCGGATCAAGATGGTTTTGGTAATGCGGGGAAATTCTATAACAATGGAATAGGGATGAAGCTGTTGGAAAAGATGGGTTATAGAGGGGGCGGTCTTGGAAAGAATGAGCAAGGTATTGTGGCTCCTATCGAGGTGAAAATGAGGGCTAAGAATTCAGGTATTGGTTTTAGTGATGCAAGGGAGGCGCCGCCACCATCGTTGCCTGTTTTGCAGCAACAGAACAAAAGCACGGTGGAAGCAGTGCAGCCTGCGGCTAGCAGAACAAAGGAGAGGCTGTGGTCAAAGCAGTcacggttgaagaagaagaaagaggaggaagtGTATGTTACTGCTGAGGAGTTGTTGGCAAGCAAGCAAGAACAGAATTTGGAGGTTGTTCAGAAGGTTTATGATATGAGGGGGCCACAAGTTCGGGTTTATACAAATTTATCTGATTTAAATGCTGAGGAGAAAGCAAAGGAGGAGGAAGTCCCAATGCCGGAACTTCAGCATAACGTTGGGTTGATTGTTCGGTTGGCTGAGGCTGACATTCAAGAGATTGATAGAGATTTGAGGAGAGAAAGGGAGACAGCTCTCagcttgaaaaaagaaaaagagaagttaGAATCTGAAGCAGCATTCCAAAAGCGTCAACTGGATAATATGGAGGAAATAATGAGTGTCTTGGACCAAGTAGCTGAAGAGAGCACTTCTGGAACACTAACATTAGATTTCCTTGCTAGATGCTTCAGTGACTTGCATAAGAGATATGCCGATAGCTACAAGGTGTGTAATTTGTCCTGCATTGCTTGCTCATATGCTCTTCCTTTGTTTATTAGAATGGTCCAAGATTGGGATCCACGGTATCCTGAGCCAATGCTACGATTTCTTGATTTGTGGGAGAAGTTGCTTCCTCCTTCGGTCCTCACTGCCATATTGGAGAATATAGTCTTACCAAAATTGTCAGCTGCTGTAGATACTTGGGAACCACATCTAGAGACCATTCCTATCCACACTTGGGTGCATCCATGGCTACCAAGGATAGAGCACAAGTTGGAAG GAGTTTGA